The DNA window GGCGGCGCGTTCGGCAGCCGGGAACTCGATCCAGTGGTAGAGGCAGCGGCGGCGCAGCGCGTCGTGCAGGTCGCGGCTGCGGTTCGAGGTGAGCACCACGATCGGCGGCCGGGTGGCGGCGAACGTGCCCAGCTCCGGGATGGTGATCGCGGCCTCGCCGAGGAACTCGAAGAGCAGCGCCTCGAACTCGTCGTCGGCCCGGTCGATCTCGTCGATCAGCAGCACCGGCGGGGTCGGTCCGGCGTGCCGGACCGCGCGCAGGATCGGCCGCTCCTGCAGGAAGTCGGCGGTGAACAGGTCGGCGTCGCGGATCGACGAGCCCTGCGCCTCGGCGAGCCGGATGTGCAGCAGCTGCCGCTGGTAGTTCCACTCGTAGAGGGCCTCGCCGGCGGTCAGGCCCTCGTAACACTGCAGGCGGATGAACGGCGTGTCGAGCGCCTGCGCCAGGGCCTTGGCGGCAGCGGTCTTGCCGACGCCCGGCTCACCTTCGAGCAGCAGCGGCTTGCCGAGCCGCATCGACAGGAAGATCGCCATCGCGAGCCCGTCGTCGACCAGGTAGTTCACGTCGTCGAGCCGCTGGACGACCTCGTCAGGATTGTTCACAGGACCTCAGCAGCCGCTCATAGTCTTCCCGGGTGTCCACATCGATCGGCACCGTACCCCCGGCGTCCACTTCGGTCACCGGATACGAGCCCGCGTGCAGCAGCTTCCACACCGCCTTGTCACCGTGCAGGCCGGTGAGCTCGCCGAAGGTCTCGCGGCGGAACAGGAACGGGTGGCCGAGGCCGTCGGTGTACCGGCAGATCCCGATCGGTGTGGGTACGGCGGCGACCCGGCGCACGTCGGACGGGCGGATGCCGGGCTGGTCACCGAGGAGCAGGACCAGCCGGTCCGCGTCGCCCAGGTGGGGGACCGCCGACCGGACCGAGGACCCG is part of the Actinoplanes missouriensis 431 genome and encodes:
- a CDS encoding AAA family ATPase, which gives rise to MNNPDEVVQRLDDVNYLVDDGLAMAIFLSMRLGKPLLLEGEPGVGKTAAAKALAQALDTPFIRLQCYEGLTAGEALYEWNYQRQLLHIRLAEAQGSSIRDADLFTADFLQERPILRAVRHAGPTPPVLLIDEIDRADDEFEALLFEFLGEAAITIPELGTFAATRPPIVVLTSNRSRDLHDALRRRCLYHWIEFPAAERAAAIVRRAVPGASAPLIRNATEFIGRVRRLDLDKAPGLAETIDWVSALAALGVTELAGADVLRTLGTIAKTPDDRELVAGAASQETRS
- a CDS encoding nucleotidyltransferase family protein, which translates into the protein MTVTGLVLAAGGSKRLGEPKQLLPFRGRTLLDATLDMARACGFDELLVTLGGSAEAVRAQVDLSGVRVIENPAFASGCGSSVRSAVPHLGDADRLVLLLGDQPGIRPSDVRRVAAVPTPIGICRYTDGLGHPFLFRRETFGELTGLHGDKAVWKLLHAGSYPVTEVDAGGTVPIDVDTREDYERLLRSCEQS